DNA from Ignavibacteriales bacterium:
CATCATAATCTGGAGTAGGATTAAAGATGTTTAAAGTTGAATATGTGTTCATTGTAGAATTGCCAAATATTATTGTTGCCCTGCCAGAAGTTCCATCTTCGTGAGGTGCACCAATAATTATATCATCAAAGCCATCACCGTTAACATCGCCGGCTGAGGAAACCGAGAATCCGAATTGTGCGCCATTGCTGGAACCTGAAAACACAGCATCAGGAATGCTGTTTATTACAGAGCCGCCGAAAAACAGATATGCTTTTCCCTGAGATGAAGAATTGAATGGGGCACCAACAATAATATCATCATAACCATCGCCATTAACATCACCGGCACTTGCAACTGAATAGCCGAAGTTATCGCCCGCAGCCTGTCCGGTAAAAAATCTTTCCTGCATTGCATCGGGCAGCGGATCGCCGCCGCTATTGCTTGAAGCAGAGTTTAAGATTTCCTGCAGTTGATTTGTGCTTATACCAAGTTCATTTGCTTTGCTGGTTATGTCAATCCGTTTCTTGGTTTCATCATTAACTGGAGATTTTTGTTCAAGGTATTGTGCGTTAACAGTAATCGTAAATAAGAACAGTAAGCACAAAGTTCTTATCAGTTTATGGTGATGTTTATTCATTATTGTTCCTTTACTTGATTATAAATTTCTTATTAGTGCAAGAACCAGTATTAAAAACGAAAAACCAATTGTTAAGCCTATCGTTTTAATAATACGATTATTAATTTTTTCTGCTTTTTTTATTTCATCAAAAGTTTTCTGCATAGAATGTTCTCTTCTTTTATTTTATAAATGTTTTTGGTCTATGGAAATCATGGTGTAACTCTCACATACCCAAGAAACCATCCGCCAATTACCTGCGAGCCAACTTCTGTATCAAGTAATGTAACTGTGTAGAGCCTGTCCCCCCTAGGTAATAGCACTGAAAGAGGCACAAAAGCACTAACCTGAGTGGCATCGAGTGATGCACCTGTTACTGCAACAGTGGTTGTAAATACTCCATCTGAAAATCGAATAGTATTTGCGAATAAGTTCTCTCCATTTATATAAAAGTCAGTATTAGAAGTGCCGCCTAAAACCTGACCCGGAAGTGTGTTGGAGAATATTTTCAACCTGGGTAGTGATTCGCCTTTCGTTGTTCTGCTGTAGCTTCTGCCGGATCTTGAATATGAAAAAGCATAATCTTTTAGATCCTTGGATTTGCTGCCTAATGAAGCTGGTAATTTCCCTATCATATTCCATGACCCTTCACCAAACGCTATAACATTGTACCAGACGGAATCGATATCAACAGAATTACCATTAATAGTTAGTGTTCCTTCAGTTTTTGTAAGCCCAAATCCTTTACCACTAATTTTAAACTTTTCACCCGGTACGACGTACACACCATTTATACCTAAAGGGTTTATTCCATTATTATTGATAAACGGAACTGCATTGTAATAGACAAAGTAGTCTGGCGAGGTGTAAGTAGGCTTGTCCTTTACTTTAATTACTATGTTTCCCCAACCATTATGTATTCCAACCGGGTACTCATATCCGTCTGTTTTTATTTCTGTATGGTAGGGGATTTTAACTTTAATCTGAGTATTACTTACTTCTAAAACTTCACCCTTGCTTTTTATCGTATCTGTAATGGGAACATAATTACCCGGGAAATAGACTTCCACATTCTGCTTGGAACTTCCAAATCCCTCTCCCACGATAGTTATTACATCTCCCCACATTGGTTTTAGAGGAGTGTAACTATTAATCTTAACTTCAGTTGGAGTTATTGGATCTGGTGGATTATTATCATCAGGATTAGATACGCTGTCTTCTTTTGAACAGGAAGTCAGAAAGAGGAACAAACCTATAATGACAAGAGAAGTAATAATGAATTTTTTATTTTTTGTTTTCATAAAGCCAAACACCTTTTGAATTTTCTGTAATTAATTATTTGTAATAGCTTTTTATTTAATTAGGATCATTTTTTTTGATTGAACATACGTACCTGTTTGAAGTTTATAGAAATAAACTCCGCTTGAAAGTTCACTTGCATCAAATTCTACCTCATAGCTTCCGGCGGATCTGTATTCATCCACTAAAGTTGCAACTTCATTTCCAAGGACATCATAAACTTTTAACACGGACAGGGCAAGCCCTGTCCCTACATTTGGTATACTAAAATTAATTTTTGTGGATGGATTAAATGGGTTTGGATAGTTTTGTGCTAAATAAAAATTGTTTGGTTGATAAGGGTTTTCATCTTCTATTGAAGTAACGCCGCCCAACAATCCATTTGCACCAATGTACTTAGCATATAAGTTTTCACCGGTTCCAGATGGCGGACCAGCATGAGAGAAGATAACTATTGCTCCGCCATTATTTATATCGGGATTTAATGTTACTATTCCAGCATTAACAAATTGATCTGTTAATCTAACAGAGTTACTTTGCCAGGCAAAAGAACTATCCGGATTTATTCGTTGAGCATATATTCCTGGTCCTTGCGGGTTACTGGTTTCAGACCAGGAAACATAAACACCGTTATTATTTGTTGATATACTTGTGTTTGTAAAAGTATAAGGCGTACCGCTTACTTTAATTCCATTAGGTGTCCACTGAGGCTGACCAAGATTGTTAAGTTTCTGTGCATAGATATCGTAAGCAACATTAATTCTCCTTCCGTCTTTCCATATCAAATAATAATCTGAACTGGTTCTGCTTCTAATAATCTTAAAATCAGTATGTCCGCCGGGAACATTATTGATGGCAACATGATTCTCGCCCCATAAACGATTTCCGGTTGTATCCATTGCCTGAGCAAATAAACCTCCACCATTAGCTGCCCATGCAATAACAACTGATTCTCCATTTTCAGTATCTCCCAATGTAACGCTGGTACCTATTTGTGGTCCATCTACGGCTACAAGTTTCCCCGGCGTTGGAAATTTAAGATTACCTGTTGAGTCAACAATCTGGTAATAAATGGAGTAGCTGGCAGTAGTATGTCTGTAAACAACTGAAACTCCCATTGGATTTTTTACCATTCTCGGACTTCGTGTATCAACAGCGCCATCAGTTAAAATGACACCCGTTGAATCCCACATAATATTTCCATTTCTATCAATCCTTTGAGCACGAAGCTGTCCGTAACCATAATAAGATCTTGTCCAGCTTACATAAGCGCCGCCATTATCATCTGGAAGAACACTATATTCGGATAAAGCACCGGGTGTTGGATCGTTGTACTGACTGACCGGCACACCATTTAAATCCCAAAGGGAATTTCCATCAAGATCCATTTTCTGCGCATAAAGATCTGTGGAATTAGTATAATTAGGTCTGTCATCATACCAAAAAACAATTACGCAGCTGTCAGTTGTACCAACTGCAAACGGATATTGCTGGTTCCCATCTGCGATACAAACCGGAATACCATTATCGGCGAAATATGTATTGCCAAGACTATCAAATCTCTGAATATAAATATCATTTCCATTAGCAGAATTTCGTGCATCTGTCCAAGCAACAAAAAATCCTCCTTTTCTATCTAAGGACAGCGAGGGGTAGTTTTGAGCACCAGGGACAGCCGATATGATATTATTTTCCTCTACTGTCGTTCTCCATTGAGCTTTAATAAATGACACGGCGAAAAGAACAAGTAACAAAACTGCGTAAATGATTTTCATAAATTTCCTTTTAATGATTTTGGATTGGTAGTTATTCTATCTCCTATTTGCAGATTGAGGTGAAATATTGAAACTATTTTTGGGTTTTTTCATTTTGTTGATAATATTTCCTTATGGCATTTGAACAGAATGAGAAATTCTTAATAGACCAAATTGTTTTTGGTGATACCGATGCGGAGAATCGACTGTTTTTACATTTTAAAGAAAAGATAGAATTTTTAGTTCGTGCCAGGTTAAGAAATAAAGTTTCTTCCGATGATCAGCAGGATATTATAAGTGAAGCAAAACAAGCAATACTTTTAAGCCTAAGAAAGGGTGGGTTTGATCCTTCAAAAGAGAAGCCGTTGGAAGCATACATTGCAGGTATTGTAAGCAATGTAGTTGCAATGTATTTCAGAAATCTTTCTAAAGAAAAACCAACTGCAGATATTGATTCTTATCATTCAATCGAATCCCCGGACAATCCGTTAAAAGAAATTATTGATGCTGAAAAAAAAGAAAAGTTAAAGTATGCGCTTTCTTGTTTGGATACTAAATATCAAGATGTACTTTTATTAAGAATTTATGATGAACTTTCCATTGAAGAGATTTCAAATAAAATTGGAATTGAAAAGCGTAGAGTGAGCGAAAGAATCAACTATGCACTAAAACTGATTTTGAAGGAATTAAAAAAACAAAATTATTTTCAATAAATACATGCTTTTTGCAAATAGATATTAGAAAGTAAAATTATCAATTATGAAATGCGATTTAATAAATAGAGAAAGTTTAATCAGCAAATACCTGATGAATGAACTTTCTGAGGATGAAAGCTTAAAATTTGAAGAGCATTATTTTAAGTGTGAAGATTGCTTTAAAGAATTGAGAGCCGCAGAAGATGCTTTAATTCTTATTAAGAATGAAGGCTCCGCTCTTTTGCAAAAAAATAATAAGGTTGAGAAAGTAAGTGCTAAAAGTTTTCTAGATAAAATATTTTCGGGATTTGTAAGTCCAGCCCGTGCGGGGATAGCATTTGCTGCTATTGCTCTAATATTTGTTTTGTTTTATGTGTTATACAATCCAAACAGCAGTAACAAAACAGAACCTATTCTTGCTGATGATGGCAAGGATTCTGTTAAACAATTTGTTGAGCAAGAACCATCAGAACCCAAAGATGAAATAAGTCCAAGGCAAAAAG
Protein-coding regions in this window:
- a CDS encoding zf-HC2 domain-containing protein, which gives rise to MKCDLINRESLISKYLMNELSEDESLKFEEHYFKCEDCFKELRAAEDALILIKNEGSALLQKNNKVEKVSAKSFLDKIFSGFVSPARAGIAFAAIALIFVLFYVLYNPNSSNKTEPILADDGKDSVKQFVEQEPSEPKDEISPRQKESELLASLSGPAFEQNPYYEEWINETVRSGNILVDRVILPKNNDKYIDKAVLFKWLMNENVPVNLVIMNNDDDIIFTSKVSADNFPEYSFSVNQSDIGKSGLYYWRIEDEIEVLYLGKFYFIKRE
- a CDS encoding T9SS type A sorting domain-containing protein, producing MDTTGNRLWGENHVAINNVPGGHTDFKIIRSRTSSDYYLIWKDGRRINVAYDIYAQKLNNLGQPQWTPNGIKVSGTPYTFTNTSISTNNNGVYVSWSETSNPQGPGIYAQRINPDSSFAWQSNSVRLTDQFVNAGIVTLNPDINNGGAIVIFSHAGPPSGTGENLYAKYIGANGLLGGVTSIEDENPYQPNNFYLAQNYPNPFNPSTKINFSIPNVGTGLALSVLKVYDVLGNEVATLVDEYRSAGSYEVEFDASELSSGVYFYKLQTGTYVQSKKMILIK
- a CDS encoding IPT/TIG domain-containing protein, whose product is MKTKNKKFIITSLVIIGLFLFLTSCSKEDSVSNPDDNNPPDPITPTEVKINSYTPLKPMWGDVITIVGEGFGSSKQNVEVYFPGNYVPITDTIKSKGEVLEVSNTQIKVKIPYHTEIKTDGYEYPVGIHNGWGNIVIKVKDKPTYTSPDYFVYYNAVPFINNNGINPLGINGVYVVPGEKFKISGKGFGLTKTEGTLTINGNSVDIDSVWYNVIAFGEGSWNMIGKLPASLGSKSKDLKDYAFSYSRSGRSYSRTTKGESLPRLKIFSNTLPGQVLGGTSNTDFYINGENLFANTIRFSDGVFTTTVAVTGASLDATQVSAFVPLSVLLPRGDRLYTVTLLDTEVGSQVIGGWFLGYVRVTP
- a CDS encoding sigma-70 family RNA polymerase sigma factor, whose translation is MAFEQNEKFLIDQIVFGDTDAENRLFLHFKEKIEFLVRARLRNKVSSDDQQDIISEAKQAILLSLRKGGFDPSKEKPLEAYIAGIVSNVVAMYFRNLSKEKPTADIDSYHSIESPDNPLKEIIDAEKKEKLKYALSCLDTKYQDVLLLRIYDELSIEEISNKIGIEKRRVSERINYALKLILKELKKQNYFQ